The sequence acacaaGTAACAACAATTAGGTTCTCTCAAGTGTCGACCaatagtctgcagtgtgcgcgCAGGCTAATTGGAGGAAAAAGGCAAAGCAGAATGAATGTGTCTCGATATCCAAAACATGACGCAAGTATACTTACAAGAAGGGTTACATATTTGAAAGTTAAGAATTCAAAATCCtgaaaaaagtacctaatttctttataaatcttatacaagctgttgagctgaaattttcacagatgatgtatttttgttgccgctataacaacaaatactgaaaactagaattaaataaatattttggggggctcaaatacaacaaacgtgattttttgcacgttttataaataatggtacggaactcttcgtgcgcgagtctgactcgcacttagccggttttttATCCAAGTTAAGGGcggtagttccctcaggaagcgAATGATGCCGCGTTCATAATCTGCTCAATCATAAAAGAGCTATGACATAATTtgaaactataaaacaaaagtaGGCCAATAATctaaattatgcaaaatataCGACATAGCGGAAGCGGTAGGTCAAAAGCACGATTGAGAAGCACGTTAACTTATTAACATATAAATCTCACCAACAGGTGAAATTGGAAACTTTATAttgtacttattataaaaacaaatgtgaCATCATCGGAGGACAATTTGCGCAAcgtcccaaataaataaaatactgagatttatgaaaatatatcatTGTAACTGAACACCagccaaaaaaatacaaattacaatttacCTCGATTTACAACTGAAAAAACTATGGTGTTTCGATTCGGCATTATTTCAAATTATCTTACCACGGTTCACGCTTTTTTCCACCTTAagcaaaacagcaaaaaaatgcTCCTGTCTTCTTTGTACGAGAAGAACAACTTCTGAATAAAATGTAGGCcgattttgttataattttgatgtgaataatataataggcagatatgtacataagtataaaACGCCCAGCTGCCTCGTTCCACAATGACCTATAAACTGAGAGTCAAATATGAATACCTGTGACTTACGACTCTTGAATGTAAAAACATTTGTGAATACGATGACAATAGTTTGCCTTAATATCTTAAATTCGGTCATGTTATTGTCTCAATAGACAATGATCTGGTTTTTAACCCTACTGCGCGCCGCAAAGGTAggtaatgtgtttattttacttgaatAGCTCTAGAAGTGTAATAAGCATATCATCATCTAGTTATGCTACACCATTATTTAGACAGGTTTTGACATAATGTTAGCTTTCTAgttataaaaaagatttttgacACATACCTGATCTATTAAGTAACGTCTATGAATAACATAGTGAACTACTTTCCCGTTTTATcacgtttttatttacaactagcttCGAACGCGGTTTCATCCTCGTCCCGAGATAATTTCTTTGCGTaaccggatggtgacaaaaatttCTATGACCTTCTCCCGGGTGTAAGCTGCTTCCCATCTGATTTTCAGATTAAActgttcagccattcttgagttattagtagtgtaactaacacgactctCTTTAATAAATATAGAAGACTAGCTTCCGTTCTcggcttcacccgcgtggaGTTTTCATAATAAGTAGCGTATTTGTTAATctagggtatcacctatctacataccaaattttaacCAAGTCAgtctagccgtttttgcgtgaaagaataacaaatatacgtccatacattctcacaaagtttcacatttataatatgagtaggatttttttgcaaaaagggAACTATTTTCAGAACAGCTATGAATTGAAACCCATCTTGTGCGAATTTCTGTAACTATATCTGTCAATttggaaaaatcttttttttttattggaaatcacCAAATGACCTCTGCttggtgcagcgtgagggagtttTCAGactttttctgaataaaacccaccatgttccttcttaaaccctttatgttcttaggccgcggtaactctttcgaacaatcccgcagccccggtagaATGTGGAAAACCTGGGCAGAAATTTGAAATTTGTGTGGAAATTAGCCTCATACACGTGATGTAAAGATTCATCAACAGATATAGGTATAAAATCTGCGTATAGTACGTACTTTgagtaatattgttttatgtaaatacaagcTCATACAAAAAGGAATGATAGATTTTCTCACAGTAcctaagaaaacaaaaataatgtctgGGTAAAATCCATGAAGTGGTaataatgtttgaaataaacatacacaaatgttttatttatttaatcgagGGCCTTCCATAGGTTTATGGTTAAGAAATAATATGTTACAGATTGATTTACTACTGATTGAATCAATCAATTAATGGCTCAATAATATGAAGAgtctaaaaatatataccaCATTAGgaaaataaactataactttaaaCGATTGCAAGTCAAATTAGCCTTGAATAgattttcatattcatttttATGTGAAGCAACAAAACCGCAGCAGATGTTCAATATACCTTCGACACACAGTTTCCCTTGCATAATCATAGAAAACTATGTTAACAAGATCAGTAcagaaattaacataatatattttggcATCGGTGACGTATAGGACGCAGTGATGCCGAGATCGATTCAGATGTATTCATAGGCGCTGTAGCAAAGAGCGACATGTATAAATATGCGGGGCCGCGCGATGTCACAGCACAACCAACCGACACTCGGAAGGGACAACAACTAGCTCTTTTTGCTGGCTTCAGAGCGATTAGCTAAAAGCCATGGCATTTGTTGTAAGTTcatgtaattttatgaaaaaaagaaaattttatttttttcctttttcagCCAAGTTTCAGTTCAAATAATAAACTCACAATTGCTTGTTTCAGGTCAAACTCCTTTTTCTGTCAGCGCTAGTGTACAGCACTAATGGCGGTTATCTAAATGGCCAGCATCAAAGTCCAGACTCATTTTTGGCATCAGCCTTAAATTCACCGTCAGCTTCGTTCGCGCCCTCCCCGTCATATGGGACACCACAAGTAGGCAGTGCATCTCGTCCCCTGAACATCCAGGAGGCTGTGGTTGACGACCATGGTCCACCACGCGCCGAGGCAATTCTTCCCGGCAGTGCATCACTTGGACACGGCGGATACCCAAGTGGTCCCAGCTCGCCCATCCGTCCAACTTACGGACCTCCTGCACCTGAATCATCCGGTTCACTATCATCCGACCTATCTGCCCCTGCACCCTCAGGCAATGGATACCCTGATGGAGGCCTTCTCCTCGACTCAAACCTTCCTGGACCAGGAAACGATAACTCCGGTAGTCTGATTGCCGACACAACCCTTGGAGCCCCAAGAGTAATTGGTACCACTGTAACCGTTGGTCGCCCTGATGTTTCTGCTACAAGGTACGAACTGCAATCTGTGGTACAGAACGTTATTCGTCGTGTTCCTGTTGAGGTGACCCGTCACGTGCAGGTAGCCGTGCCGCAGCCTGTACCGGTGCCCGTCCGTCAGGAGGTCAGAGTGCCCGTGCCGCAGCCCTACCCTGTCCAAGTCGAGGTCGTGAAGGAGGTGCCCTACCCCGTGTACAAGACTGAGCACGTGCATGTTGAGAGGCCAGTCCCCGTTGAGGTTGTCAGGGAAGTCCCCGTTGAAGTGATCAAAAAGGTGCACGTTCCGGTAGACAGGCCTTACGAAGTGATTAAGAAGATCCATGTCCCTATTGAGAAACACGTCGAGGTGCCCTACGCCGTGTGGAAGCCCTACCCTCTGCACATCATCAAGCATGTCACTCACTACAAGAAGAAGAACTGCTGCTGGTAAGCGGAGCCTGCTCAGCTGGCGAGCCAGCAACAGTCGTGATCATACCAAATAGTCAATAGAATTGTAAATACTTTGATAGTCATTAGTTTGTACatgtaaatagataaatataaaacgtaTCGTTTTActattgatttgttttatttcccgTGTTGTTGGAAGAAGTTATCAACTCCGTCTCACTCGAAATAAATGAACTTCGCTAAAAtcactaaattaaaaataatatgacgttttctatttaacatCACACTCGCTTATTTCACTACACGTGAATGCCACCTGTTTCTAAGACAGTGGGTCATAATACTCATTCATCAAATTGAGCCAAATTGccgaaaacaaaacactgaaggcaaattgttttgattttgaatcacAATAGAGAGTTGTTTGTCCATTCTTTGTGAATGTCAACAGATTTCCGACAGCTGTTTGCTCACAATGACAATGTCAATAATAATCATCATTCTGAACTCAAAAATGAAATTCGGAACTTTATAGAATAGGTCacataagaataagaataaattaatgtcaATATCGGAAACATGCGTCAACATGCGTTAAATATGTAGGAgaagaaaatctttaaaaatatgaactcATA is a genomic window of Helicoverpa armigera isolate CAAS_96S chromosome 16, ASM3070526v1, whole genome shotgun sequence containing:
- the LOC110379365 gene encoding uncharacterized protein LOC110379365 encodes the protein MAFVVKLLFLSALVYSTNGGYLNGQHQSPDSFLASALNSPSASFAPSPSYGTPQVGSASRPLNIQEAVVDDHGPPRAEAILPGSASLGHGGYPSGPSSPIRPTYGPPAPESSGSLSSDLSAPAPSGNGYPDGGLLLDSNLPGPGNDNSGSLIADTTLGAPRVIGTTVTVGRPDVSATRYELQSVVQNVIRRVPVEVTRHVQVAVPQPVPVPVRQEVRVPVPQPYPVQVEVVKEVPYPVYKTEHVHVERPVPVEVVREVPVEVIKKVHVPVDRPYEVIKKIHVPIEKHVEVPYAVWKPYPLHIIKHVTHYKKKNCCW